In Kitasatospora sp. NA04385, a single genomic region encodes these proteins:
- the tdh gene encoding L-threonine 3-dehydrogenase, whose protein sequence is MKALVKLNAEPGLWMTDVPEPEIGPGDVLIKVLRTGICGTDLHIRKWDNWAQQTVKTPMTIGHEFVGEVAAVGAAVTDVAVGDLVSGEGHLVCGKCRNCLAGRRHLCRNTIGLGVNRDGAFAEYVALPASNVWVHRVPVDLDVAAIFDPFGNAVHTALSFPLVGEDVLVTGAGPIGIMAAAVAKHAGARNVMITDVSPYRLDLARELGVTLALDVSQHTIEDGQHQLGLREGFDVGLEMSGRPEAMQSMIANMTHGGKIAMLGLPADDFPIDWARVVTSMITIKGIYGREMFETWYAMSVLLEGGLDLTPVITGRHAARDFEAAFDEAAGGNCGKVILDWTTL, encoded by the coding sequence GTGAAGGCACTCGTCAAGCTGAACGCCGAACCCGGACTCTGGATGACCGACGTCCCGGAACCGGAGATCGGCCCCGGCGACGTCCTGATCAAGGTCCTGCGCACCGGCATCTGCGGCACCGACCTGCACATCCGCAAGTGGGACAACTGGGCCCAGCAGACCGTCAAGACCCCGATGACCATCGGCCACGAGTTCGTCGGCGAGGTCGCCGCGGTCGGCGCCGCCGTCACCGACGTCGCCGTCGGCGACCTGGTCAGCGGCGAGGGCCACCTGGTCTGCGGCAAGTGCCGCAACTGCCTGGCCGGGCGCCGCCACCTGTGCCGCAACACCATCGGCCTGGGCGTCAACCGGGACGGCGCGTTCGCCGAGTACGTCGCGCTGCCCGCCTCCAACGTCTGGGTGCACCGCGTCCCCGTCGACCTCGACGTCGCCGCGATCTTCGACCCGTTCGGCAACGCCGTGCACACCGCGCTGTCCTTCCCGCTGGTCGGCGAGGACGTCCTGGTCACCGGCGCCGGACCGATCGGCATCATGGCCGCCGCCGTCGCCAAGCACGCCGGCGCCCGCAACGTCATGATCACCGACGTCTCCCCGTACCGCCTCGACCTCGCCCGCGAGCTCGGCGTCACCCTCGCCCTCGACGTCTCGCAGCACACCATCGAGGACGGCCAGCACCAGCTCGGCCTGCGCGAGGGCTTCGACGTCGGCCTGGAGATGTCCGGTCGGCCCGAGGCGATGCAGTCGATGATCGCCAACATGACGCACGGCGGGAAGATCGCCATGCTCGGCCTGCCCGCCGACGACTTCCCGATCGACTGGGCCCGCGTGGTCACCTCGATGATCACCATCAAGGGCATCTACGGCCGCGAGATGTTCGAGACCTGGTACGCGATGTCCGTGCTGCTGGAGGGCGGCCTCGACCTCACCCCGGTGATCACCGGCCGGCACGCCGCCCGGGACTTCGAAGCCGCCTTCGACGAGGCCGCCGGCGGCAACTGCGGCAAGGTCATCCTCGACTGGACGACGCTGTGA
- a CDS encoding glycine C-acetyltransferase, protein MFENVRDDLAATLAEIREAGLFKPERVIGTPQSAEITVTSGNGGQVLNFCANNYLGLADHPAVVAAAKDALDRWGYGMASVRFICGTQDVHKELEQRLSQFLGQEDTILYSSCFDANGGVFETLLDERDAVISDALNHASIIDGIRLCKARRHRYANRDLADLEKQLQDTQDARRRLIVTDGVFSMDGYIAPLREICDLADRYDAMVMVDDSHAVGFVGPTGRGTPELHGVTDRVDIITGTLGKALGGASGGYVAARREIVALLRQRSRPYLFSNSLAPVIAAASLTVLDLLETGDDLRDRLRANTELFRTKMTEAGFEILPGEHAIAPVMIGDAARAGRLAELLLERGVYVIGFSYPVVPHGAARIRVQLSAAHSTEDVERAVAAFVDARAALDA, encoded by the coding sequence GTGTTCGAGAACGTCCGCGACGACCTCGCCGCCACCCTCGCCGAGATCCGCGAAGCCGGCCTGTTCAAGCCGGAACGCGTCATCGGCACCCCGCAGTCCGCCGAGATCACCGTCACCTCCGGCAACGGCGGCCAGGTGCTCAACTTCTGCGCCAACAACTACCTCGGCCTCGCCGACCACCCCGCCGTGGTCGCCGCCGCCAAGGACGCCCTGGACCGCTGGGGCTACGGCATGGCCTCCGTCCGCTTCATCTGCGGCACCCAGGACGTGCACAAGGAACTGGAGCAGCGCCTGTCCCAGTTCCTCGGCCAGGAGGACACCATCCTGTACTCCTCCTGCTTCGACGCCAACGGCGGCGTCTTCGAGACCCTGCTCGACGAGCGCGATGCCGTCATCTCCGACGCCCTCAACCACGCCTCCATCATCGACGGCATCCGCCTGTGCAAGGCCCGCCGCCACCGCTACGCCAACCGCGACCTCGCCGACCTGGAGAAGCAGCTCCAGGACACCCAGGACGCCCGCCGCCGGCTCATCGTCACCGACGGCGTGTTCTCCATGGACGGCTACATCGCCCCGCTGCGCGAGATCTGCGACCTCGCCGACCGCTACGACGCCATGGTCATGGTCGACGACTCGCACGCCGTCGGCTTCGTCGGCCCCACCGGCCGCGGCACCCCCGAACTGCACGGCGTCACCGACCGCGTCGACATCATCACCGGCACCCTCGGCAAGGCCCTCGGCGGCGCCTCCGGCGGCTACGTCGCCGCCCGCCGCGAGATCGTCGCCCTGCTGCGCCAGCGCTCGCGCCCCTACCTGTTCTCCAACTCGCTCGCCCCGGTGATCGCCGCCGCCTCGCTCACCGTGCTGGACCTGCTGGAGACCGGCGACGACCTGCGCGACCGGCTGCGCGCCAACACCGAGCTGTTCCGGACGAAGATGACCGAGGCCGGGTTCGAGATCCTGCCCGGCGAGCACGCCATCGCCCCCGTCATGATCGGCGACGCCGCCCGGGCCGGCCGCCTCGCCGAACTGCTGCTGGAGCGCGGCGTCTACGTGATCGGCTTCTCCTACCCGGTGGTGCCGCACGGCGCCGCCCGGATCCGGGTCCAGCTCTCCGCCGCGCACAGCACCGAGGACGTCGAGCGCGCCGTCGCCGCGTTCGTCGACGCCCGCGCGGCGCTGGACGCCTGA
- a CDS encoding LysR family transcriptional regulator produces MIDARRLRTLRAVADHRTVTAAAAALYLTPSAVSQQLAALEQETGHTLLVRAGRGVRLTAAGEILLTHADAVLAQLERAEADLAAYDSGAAGEVTVAAFATGIALVLAPAITALADTAPDLRVRVLDAEGDASLPMLLDGRADLAVAVEYRGAPRPDDRRLTRLPLYAEPFDAVLPLHHPLAAGAGPVAVADLAAEPWIGPYPGNPCHDVVLLACEHAGFQPRLVHSSDDFRAVTALASAGAGVALVPRSALRGTELAVVAVRPVDSPLATRRVFAATRAGAELHPLISPVLTALARAAEHLDHPA; encoded by the coding sequence GTGATCGACGCACGACGGCTGCGGACCCTCCGGGCCGTGGCCGACCACCGGACCGTGACCGCCGCGGCGGCCGCGCTCTACCTCACCCCCTCCGCGGTCTCCCAGCAGCTCGCCGCCCTCGAACAGGAGACCGGCCACACCCTGCTGGTCCGGGCCGGCCGCGGCGTCCGGCTCACCGCCGCGGGCGAGATCCTGCTCACCCACGCCGACGCCGTCCTCGCCCAGCTCGAACGCGCCGAGGCCGACCTCGCCGCCTACGACTCCGGCGCCGCCGGCGAGGTCACCGTCGCGGCCTTCGCCACCGGCATCGCCCTCGTCCTCGCCCCCGCCATCACCGCCCTCGCCGACACCGCCCCCGACCTGCGGGTGCGGGTCCTCGACGCGGAGGGCGACGCCAGCCTGCCGATGCTGCTCGACGGACGCGCCGACCTCGCCGTCGCCGTCGAGTACCGCGGCGCCCCGCGCCCCGACGACCGCCGCCTCACCCGGCTGCCGCTGTACGCCGAGCCCTTCGACGCCGTCCTCCCGCTGCACCACCCGCTGGCCGCCGGGGCCGGCCCCGTCGCCGTCGCCGACCTCGCCGCCGAACCCTGGATCGGCCCCTACCCCGGCAACCCCTGCCACGACGTCGTCCTGCTCGCCTGCGAACACGCCGGCTTCCAGCCCCGCCTGGTGCACTCCTCCGACGACTTCCGCGCCGTCACCGCCCTCGCCTCGGCCGGCGCCGGCGTCGCCCTCGTCCCGCGCTCGGCCCTGCGCGGCACCGAACTCGCCGTCGTCGCCGTCCGCCCCGTCGACAGCCCACTGGCCACCCGCCGTGTCTTCGCCGCGACCCGGGCCGGCGCCGAACTCCACCCGCTGATCAGCCCCGTCCTGACCGCCCTGGCCCGGGCCGCCGAACACCTCGACCACCCGGCCTGA
- a CDS encoding S26 family signal peptidase: MGMLDAVAARVSAGASVEFRPTGSSMVPLIRSRQLVRVAPVDPERLAVGDIVLARVAGTVHLHLVSALEPARRRVQISNNRGRVNGWTGHDRVFGICAAVDGVDRPGAAGKTRGG, encoded by the coding sequence ATGGGAATGCTCGACGCGGTGGCGGCCCGGGTGTCCGCCGGGGCCTCGGTGGAGTTCCGGCCGACGGGGTCGTCGATGGTGCCGCTGATCCGCAGCCGACAGCTGGTGCGGGTCGCCCCGGTGGACCCGGAGCGGCTGGCGGTGGGCGACATCGTGCTGGCCCGTGTCGCCGGGACGGTCCACCTGCACCTGGTGTCGGCGCTGGAGCCGGCCCGGCGGCGGGTGCAGATCAGCAACAACCGGGGCCGGGTCAACGGCTGGACGGGCCACGACCGGGTGTTCGGCATCTGCGCGGCGGTGGACGGGGTGGACCGGCCCGGCGCGGCCGGGAAGACCCGGGGCGGGTGA
- a CDS encoding type II toxin-antitoxin system death-on-curing family toxin, whose product MSGHITDHLDEEDVEYLLGGPDLVRERPLLQSALGRPRASAFGADAYPDVWAKAVAFGESLARNHPMTDRNKRTAFESMLLFLDYNGQPYADPHPDDAVAFVLCLAQGGYAGRFEEAAADFRRILGRPVPGPVPEPGTD is encoded by the coding sequence GTGAGCGGGCACATCACGGACCACCTGGACGAGGAGGACGTCGAGTACCTGCTGGGCGGCCCCGACCTGGTGCGCGAGCGCCCGCTGCTACAGTCCGCACTCGGCCGCCCGCGGGCTTCGGCCTTCGGGGCGGACGCCTACCCGGACGTCTGGGCCAAGGCGGTCGCGTTCGGCGAGTCCCTCGCCCGCAACCACCCCATGACGGACCGGAACAAGCGCACCGCCTTCGAGTCGATGCTGCTGTTCCTCGACTACAACGGACAGCCGTACGCCGACCCGCACCCGGACGACGCCGTGGCCTTCGTGCTGTGCCTCGCCCAGGGCGGCTACGCGGGCCGCTTCGAGGAAGCGGCGGCCGACTTCCGCCGAATACTCGGCAGGCCCGTGCCCGGGCCCGTGCCCGAACCCGGTACCGACTGA
- a CDS encoding Gfo/Idh/MocA family protein produces the protein MPIGVIGLGDIAQKAYLPVLTAQPGIDLRLMTRDRAKLDRIGDAHRLPFRTTDLGELIDSGIRAAFVHAATDQHVPIVEELLTRGVDVYVDKPLAYDLDGARRLVALAEHTGRSLLVGFNRRHAPGYLLAAERPRDLIVLQKHREGLPERARTLVYDDFIHVVDSLRFLVPGEIEHVDVRSRVRDGLVEHLVLTLAGRGFTALGIMNRVSGSTEEILEVSGADSKREVHNLAEIIDHRGQPTVRRRGDWVPVARQRGIEQVVLHFLDALRAGKTLDATDALRTHELCELIVERIETAAP, from the coding sequence ATCCCGATCGGCGTCATCGGCCTCGGCGACATCGCGCAGAAGGCCTACCTGCCGGTCCTCACCGCCCAGCCCGGCATCGACCTGCGCCTGATGACCCGCGACCGGGCCAAGCTCGACCGGATCGGCGACGCCCACCGCCTCCCGTTCCGCACCACCGACCTGGGTGAGCTGATCGACTCCGGCATCCGCGCCGCGTTCGTCCACGCCGCCACCGACCAGCACGTCCCGATCGTCGAGGAACTGCTCACCCGCGGCGTCGACGTGTACGTGGACAAGCCGCTCGCCTACGACCTCGACGGCGCCCGCCGCCTGGTCGCCCTCGCCGAGCACACCGGCCGCTCCCTGCTGGTCGGCTTCAACCGCCGCCACGCCCCCGGCTACCTGCTCGCCGCCGAGCGCCCGCGCGACCTGATCGTCCTGCAGAAGCACCGCGAAGGCCTGCCCGAACGCGCCCGCACCCTGGTCTACGACGACTTCATCCACGTCGTGGACAGCCTGCGCTTCCTCGTCCCGGGCGAGATCGAGCACGTCGACGTCCGCTCCCGCGTCCGCGACGGCCTGGTCGAGCACCTCGTCCTCACCCTGGCCGGACGCGGCTTCACCGCCCTCGGCATCATGAACCGGGTCTCCGGCTCGACCGAGGAGATCCTCGAGGTCTCCGGCGCCGACTCCAAGCGCGAGGTCCACAACCTCGCCGAGATCATCGACCACCGCGGCCAGCCCACCGTCCGCCGCCGCGGCGACTGGGTCCCGGTCGCCCGCCAGCGCGGCATCGAACAGGTCGTCCTGCACTTCCTCGACGCCCTCCGGGCCGGCAAGACGCTCGACGCCACCGACGCCCTGCGCACCCACGAACTGTGCGAGCTCATCGTCGAGCGCATCGAGACCGCCGCACCCTGA
- a CDS encoding glucose 1-dehydrogenase, producing the protein MSELSGKTVIITGGARGLGAETAKQAVAAGANVLVTDVLDEDGAATAAELGERARYRHHDVGSEQDWADVVAYAQAEFGAVHGLVNNAGISTGSFLIDESVEHFRKVLDVNLTGVFIGMKTVVPALRAAGGGSVVNISSAAGLMGLALTAGYGASKWGVRGLTKIGAVELGVDRIRVNSVHPGMTYTPMTASTGIQRGEGNYPNTPMGRVGEAPEIAAATVFLLSDAASYITGAELAVDGGWTTGPTVRYVMGQ; encoded by the coding sequence ATGAGCGAGCTGTCCGGCAAGACCGTCATCATCACCGGCGGGGCCCGGGGCCTGGGCGCGGAGACCGCGAAGCAGGCGGTCGCGGCGGGGGCGAACGTCCTGGTCACCGACGTCCTGGACGAGGACGGCGCGGCCACCGCCGCCGAGTTGGGCGAGCGGGCCCGCTACCGCCACCACGACGTCGGCTCGGAGCAGGACTGGGCGGACGTGGTGGCGTACGCGCAGGCCGAGTTCGGGGCGGTGCACGGGCTGGTGAACAACGCGGGCATCTCCACCGGCAGCTTCCTGATCGACGAGTCGGTGGAGCACTTCCGCAAGGTGCTCGACGTCAACCTGACCGGCGTGTTCATCGGCATGAAGACGGTCGTCCCGGCGCTGCGGGCGGCGGGCGGCGGCTCGGTGGTGAACATCTCCTCGGCGGCCGGCCTGATGGGCCTGGCGCTGACCGCGGGCTACGGCGCGTCCAAGTGGGGCGTGCGCGGCCTGACCAAGATCGGCGCGGTGGAACTGGGCGTGGACCGGATCCGGGTGAACTCCGTCCACCCGGGCATGACCTACACCCCGATGACCGCGTCCACCGGCATCCAGCGCGGCGAGGGCAACTACCCCAACACCCCGATGGGCCGGGTCGGCGAGGCCCCCGAGATCGCCGCGGCCACCGTCTTCCTGCTCTCCGACGCGGCCTCCTACATCACCGGCGCCGAGCTGGCGGTGGACGGCGGCTGGACCACCGGCCCGACCGTCCGGTACGTGATGGGCCAGTGA
- a CDS encoding TetR/AcrR family transcriptional regulator, with protein sequence MASKSTGARSTPAGEGPDDGPAGGGSTRARLIRSAERLFAAQGVHGAQLREVVRQAGQANPSAVQYHFGSREGLLDAVMAERQQRTERALAERMPRPEGRSLGELLGALVDAEATELRTERGRDCLRISTQVSHRSGIRERRPHAGLAGTLYWRLILELEAPLVPLAPEPVRLERIDLALTLIGAALAERARQHAEGEPTLSGDGAYLADLVSVCTGLLTAPVP encoded by the coding sequence ATGGCGAGCAAGTCAACGGGTGCACGGAGCACCCCAGCGGGCGAAGGGCCCGACGACGGACCGGCCGGTGGCGGGTCCACCCGGGCGCGGCTGATCCGCTCCGCCGAGCGGCTGTTCGCGGCGCAGGGCGTGCACGGCGCGCAGCTGCGCGAGGTGGTCCGGCAGGCCGGGCAGGCGAACCCGTCCGCGGTGCAGTACCACTTCGGTTCGCGCGAGGGCCTGCTGGACGCGGTGATGGCCGAGCGCCAGCAGCGCACCGAGCGGGCGCTCGCCGAACGGATGCCGCGGCCCGAGGGCCGCTCGCTGGGCGAGCTGCTCGGGGCGCTGGTCGACGCGGAGGCCACCGAGCTGCGCACCGAGCGCGGCCGGGACTGCCTGCGGATCTCCACCCAGGTCAGCCACCGCAGCGGCATCCGGGAGCGGCGCCCGCACGCCGGGCTCGCGGGCACCCTGTACTGGCGGCTGATCCTGGAGCTGGAGGCGCCGCTGGTCCCGCTGGCCCCCGAGCCGGTCCGGCTGGAGCGGATCGACCTGGCGCTGACCCTGATCGGGGCCGCGCTGGCCGAACGCGCCCGGCAGCACGCCGAGGGCGAGCCCACCCTGAGCGGGGACGGCGCCTACCTCGCCGACCTCGTCTCCGTCTGCACCGGTCTGCTGACCGCACCGGTGCCCTGA
- a CDS encoding phosphatase PAP2 family protein: MIDSSHLAARSRSLALHLLSRLKLRHLAWPLFVLAFWYYLSVYGLPYANDVVFLWLMAALIAASVHSGGRRGWLYVLRDWIPVMAVVWVYSLLRGYGAHTPWPPHYAPQIAFDEVLGFGETWTVRLQDWLYHPGNPQWYDYAAVTVYMSHFFAVFVILAVLWKRDHARFRHFLGCYLAMTAIGFATYVLYPADPPWLAGLEHHMPTVDRVVNTVLNDSGLPRAGTIFENGSKFANDVAAMPSLHAAYPMVIALFFWPLAGRKLRVLLAAYPLAMAFTLVYGAEHFIIDILVGWAFAWAMVALVNRIVARRAAARAVKEAAVEPAVEPTVPVG, translated from the coding sequence ATGATCGACTCGTCCCACCTGGCAGCCCGGTCACGCTCCCTGGCGCTCCACCTGCTGTCCCGGCTGAAACTCCGACACCTCGCCTGGCCGCTGTTCGTCCTGGCGTTCTGGTACTACCTCTCGGTCTACGGCCTGCCGTACGCCAACGACGTCGTCTTCCTGTGGCTGATGGCCGCCCTGATCGCGGCGTCCGTGCACAGCGGCGGCCGCCGGGGCTGGCTGTACGTGCTGCGGGACTGGATCCCGGTGATGGCCGTGGTCTGGGTCTACTCCCTGCTGCGCGGCTACGGGGCGCACACGCCGTGGCCCCCGCACTACGCCCCGCAGATCGCCTTCGACGAGGTGCTCGGCTTCGGCGAGACCTGGACCGTCCGGCTGCAGGACTGGCTCTACCACCCCGGCAACCCGCAGTGGTACGACTACGCCGCCGTCACCGTCTACATGTCGCACTTCTTCGCGGTGTTCGTGATCCTCGCCGTGCTCTGGAAGCGCGACCACGCCCGCTTCCGGCATTTCCTCGGCTGCTACCTCGCGATGACCGCGATCGGCTTCGCCACCTACGTGCTCTACCCCGCCGACCCGCCGTGGCTGGCCGGTCTGGAGCACCACATGCCGACCGTCGACCGGGTGGTCAACACCGTGCTCAACGACAGCGGCCTGCCCCGGGCGGGCACCATCTTCGAGAACGGCAGCAAGTTCGCCAACGACGTCGCCGCGATGCCCTCGCTGCACGCCGCCTACCCGATGGTGATCGCGCTGTTCTTCTGGCCGCTGGCCGGCCGCAAGCTGCGCGTCCTGCTCGCCGCCTACCCCCTGGCGATGGCGTTCACGCTGGTCTACGGCGCCGAGCACTTCATCATCGACATCCTGGTCGGCTGGGCCTTCGCCTGGGCGATGGTCGCCCTGGTCAACCGCATCGTCGCCCGCCGAGCTGCGGCCCGGGCCGTGAAGGAGGCGGCCGTCGAGCCGGCCGTCGAACCGACCGTCCCGGTCGGCTGA
- a CDS encoding inositol monophosphatase family protein — protein sequence MTDPTADPTADPTTDPTTDPASGPAADADLARRAAELGARVVRGRAWEGVAREDKGGGDFATAVDIEAERAVLGLLRREARPGDAFTGEESGRTGPADAARRWLVDPLCGTLNFAVGTHLVAVNVALREHGRTTAAAAADPYTGETYWTDGTAARLRRDGRDTPLVPSADSRLVDLNLDPPYPNAPALRVARLLTDPGFESAFRPRVVSTTLAVAWVAAGRRAGYLTDGLLADSVHFAAGIALCEAAGCTVTDLRGAPVHSGAGGLIAAADADTHARLLDLVTRQEIRPVRR from the coding sequence GTGACCGACCCGACGGCCGACCCGACGGCCGACCCGACGACCGACCCGACGACCGACCCCGCATCCGGCCCCGCGGCCGACGCCGACCTCGCCCGCCGGGCCGCCGAACTCGGGGCGCGGGTGGTCCGCGGCCGGGCCTGGGAGGGCGTCGCCCGGGAGGACAAGGGCGGCGGCGACTTCGCGACCGCCGTGGACATCGAGGCCGAGCGGGCCGTGCTCGGCCTGCTCCGCCGGGAGGCCCGGCCCGGCGACGCGTTCACGGGGGAGGAGAGCGGCCGCACCGGCCCGGCCGACGCCGCCCGCCGCTGGCTGGTGGACCCGCTGTGCGGGACGCTCAACTTCGCGGTGGGCACCCACCTGGTGGCCGTCAACGTCGCCCTGCGCGAGCACGGCCGGACGACCGCCGCGGCCGCCGCGGACCCGTACACCGGCGAGACGTACTGGACCGACGGCACCGCCGCCCGGCTGCGCCGCGACGGCCGCGACACCCCGCTCGTGCCGTCCGCCGACTCCCGGCTGGTCGACCTCAACCTCGACCCGCCCTACCCGAACGCCCCCGCCCTGCGGGTCGCGCGCCTGCTCACCGACCCCGGCTTCGAGTCGGCCTTCCGCCCCCGGGTGGTGTCCACCACGCTCGCGGTGGCCTGGGTCGCGGCGGGTCGCCGCGCCGGGTACCTGACGGACGGCCTGCTGGCCGACAGCGTCCACTTCGCGGCGGGCATCGCGCTCTGCGAGGCCGCCGGCTGCACCGTCACCGACCTGCGCGGCGCGCCGGTGCACAGCGGCGCCGGCGGCCTGATCGCCGCGGCCGACGCCGACACGCACGCCCGCCTGCTCGACCTGGTCACCCGCCAGGAGATCCGTCCCGTACGCCGGTAA
- a CDS encoding AMP-binding protein — MVFHSDYPPVAPLDLPVHEAVLGGCASGEHAERPALVDGLTGRSVSYRELDADSRRLAAGLAEAGVAKGDVVALHSPNSLAYPLAFFGVTRTGATVTPVNPLATPAEFAGRLRDCGARWIITTAALLPVARLAAAEHPVAGVFLCDAPSTASATDRTARAPRTLADLAACSAPEPEPHLDPATDLAVLPYSSGTTGLPKGVMLTHRSVSTNLAQTDALLGPRPGERVLAVLPFFHVYGLAAVLNRPLRARSTVVVLPRFDLEQFLTAVQRHRIEALYVAPPIVLALAKHPLVDRFDLSSVRYVLSAAAPLDADLAAAAARRLGLPHLLQGYGMTELSPVTHLVPPGEPHPPVGTVGRLAPGTELRIRALDGPPRDLGPGEDGELLFRGPQVMKGYLGRAAETAAAVDPDGWLHTGDVGRVDVDGWLFVVDRVKELIKYKGYQVAPAELEALLLTHPRITDAAVVGVTDAHGAEHPKAYVVPAFGCDLAEQEVVEYVARRVAPYKKVREVEFLDAVPKSATGKILRRELRARAAKPGHRPGGGA, encoded by the coding sequence ATGGTGTTCCACAGCGACTACCCGCCCGTCGCCCCGCTGGACCTGCCGGTCCACGAGGCCGTCCTGGGCGGCTGCGCGAGCGGCGAGCACGCCGAACGCCCGGCCCTGGTGGACGGGCTGACCGGGCGCAGCGTCAGCTACCGGGAGCTGGACGCGGACAGTCGCCGCCTCGCCGCCGGCCTGGCCGAGGCCGGGGTGGCCAAGGGCGACGTGGTGGCGCTGCACAGCCCGAACTCGCTGGCCTACCCGCTGGCGTTCTTCGGGGTGACCCGCACCGGGGCGACGGTCACCCCGGTCAACCCGCTCGCCACCCCGGCCGAGTTCGCCGGCCGGCTGCGCGACTGCGGCGCCCGCTGGATCATCACCACCGCCGCACTGCTGCCCGTCGCCCGGCTGGCCGCCGCCGAACACCCGGTCGCCGGTGTCTTCCTCTGCGACGCGCCGAGCACGGCAAGCGCGACGGACCGGACGGCCCGCGCCCCCCGCACGCTCGCCGACCTGGCCGCCTGCTCCGCCCCCGAGCCCGAGCCGCACCTCGACCCGGCCACCGACCTGGCCGTGCTGCCGTACTCCAGCGGGACGACCGGCCTGCCCAAGGGCGTGATGCTCACCCACCGCTCGGTCTCCACCAACCTCGCCCAGACCGACGCCCTGCTCGGCCCGCGCCCCGGCGAACGCGTCCTGGCGGTGCTGCCGTTCTTCCACGTCTACGGCCTGGCCGCGGTGCTCAACCGCCCGCTGCGGGCCCGCTCCACCGTGGTGGTGCTGCCCCGCTTCGACCTGGAGCAGTTCCTGACCGCCGTCCAGCGCCACCGCATCGAGGCGCTGTACGTGGCCCCGCCGATCGTCCTCGCCCTGGCCAAGCACCCGCTGGTCGACCGCTTCGACCTGTCCTCCGTCCGCTACGTGCTGAGCGCCGCCGCCCCGCTGGACGCCGACCTGGCCGCCGCCGCGGCCCGCCGACTGGGCCTGCCGCACCTGCTGCAGGGCTACGGCATGACCGAGCTCTCCCCGGTCACCCACCTCGTCCCGCCCGGCGAACCGCACCCCCCGGTCGGCACCGTCGGCCGGCTCGCCCCCGGCACCGAGCTGCGGATCCGCGCCCTCGACGGGCCGCCCCGCGACCTCGGCCCCGGCGAGGACGGCGAACTGCTGTTCCGCGGCCCGCAGGTGATGAAGGGCTACCTCGGCAGGGCGGCCGAGACCGCGGCCGCCGTCGACCCGGACGGCTGGCTGCACACCGGCGACGTCGGCCGCGTCGACGTCGACGGCTGGCTGTTCGTGGTCGACCGGGTGAAGGAGCTGATCAAGTACAAGGGCTACCAGGTCGCCCCGGCCGAGCTGGAGGCGCTGCTGCTCACCCACCCGCGGATCACCGACGCCGCCGTGGTCGGCGTCACCGACGCCCACGGCGCCGAGCACCCCAAGGCGTACGTGGTGCCCGCGTTCGGCTGCGACCTGGCCGAGCAGGAGGTGGTCGAGTACGTGGCCCGCCGGGTCGCCCCCTACAAGAAGGTCCGCGAGGTGGAGTTCCTGGACGCGGTGCCGAAGTCCGCCACCGGCAAGATCCTGCGCCGCGAACTGCGGGCCCGGGCGGCGAAGCCGGGACACCGCCCCGGCGGGGGTGCATAG